Proteins found in one Cobetia sp. L2A1 genomic segment:
- a CDS encoding DHA2 family efflux MFS transporter permease subunit has protein sequence MAEAGTVSGATHNDMPTRTQQIGFIAAVFGMFMAILDIQIVASSLNEIQAGLSASPEQVSWIQTSYLIAEIVMIPLSGMLARIFSTRVVLTVSALGFTVASLGCALSTSLEALIVLRAVQGFMGGAMIPLTQAVSFSIFPRRKMGSIQAVIGLVATMAPSIGPTVGGYLTEYFSWHWLFLANLIPGIIVATLVWRNLDIDQGDRALLKRLDTLGLSLMAIFLGSLEYVLEEGPGDDWFSDTGILLWTIVCALSCIGFFWRVLTTDNPIVDLRVFKNRNFALGALVGFWLGVVLYGLVYLVPLFLGTIRGFSSLQIGEVMFVAGVAMFLMAPLSGKLSDLIDLRLMMFIGLVLTGLGTGMNAHLTSGSGYDEFFWPQVVRGVGQILVLLSVSRLAMGLLAPKEIGNASGLFNVMRNLGGAVGLALIDTVRDMREDYHWNQMISSIDLGQQAVVDQLYSYQLSFQSLDDAWRAGVGMIAQRISTQAEVLAFDNIFLWLGAVYVIGSVVAFAFRKPESAKDAEDGGAH, from the coding sequence ATGGCCGAGGCAGGTACCGTATCGGGGGCCACCCACAATGACATGCCGACGCGCACGCAGCAGATAGGCTTCATTGCGGCGGTGTTCGGCATGTTCATGGCGATTCTGGATATTCAGATCGTCGCAAGCTCTCTCAACGAGATTCAGGCGGGTCTCTCGGCCAGCCCCGAGCAGGTCTCGTGGATCCAGACCAGCTATCTGATCGCCGAGATCGTGATGATCCCGCTGTCCGGCATGCTGGCGCGCATCTTCTCGACCCGCGTGGTGCTGACGGTCTCGGCGCTGGGCTTCACGGTGGCGAGTCTGGGCTGCGCGCTTTCGACCTCATTGGAAGCCTTGATCGTGCTGCGGGCGGTACAGGGCTTCATGGGCGGGGCGATGATTCCACTGACCCAGGCGGTCAGCTTCTCGATCTTCCCGCGCCGCAAGATGGGCAGCATTCAGGCAGTGATCGGACTGGTCGCGACCATGGCGCCCTCCATCGGGCCGACCGTGGGCGGCTATCTGACCGAGTACTTCAGCTGGCACTGGCTGTTTCTGGCCAACCTGATCCCGGGCATCATCGTGGCCACGCTGGTATGGCGCAATCTGGATATCGATCAGGGCGATCGCGCTCTGCTCAAGCGTCTGGATACGCTGGGACTGTCACTGATGGCAATCTTCCTCGGCAGTCTGGAGTACGTGCTGGAGGAGGGGCCGGGTGACGACTGGTTCTCGGACACGGGCATCCTGCTGTGGACCATCGTCTGCGCGCTATCCTGCATCGGCTTCTTCTGGCGGGTGCTGACCACGGACAACCCCATCGTCGATCTGCGCGTGTTCAAGAATCGTAACTTTGCACTGGGTGCTCTGGTGGGCTTCTGGCTGGGTGTGGTGCTCTACGGGCTAGTCTATCTGGTGCCGCTGTTTCTCGGCACCATCCGCGGCTTCTCGAGCCTGCAGATCGGTGAGGTCATGTTCGTGGCGGGTGTCGCGATGTTCCTGATGGCGCCGTTGTCCGGCAAGCTCTCCGATCTCATCGATCTGCGGCTGATGATGTTCATCGGTCTGGTGCTGACGGGGTTGGGGACGGGCATGAATGCGCATCTCACCTCGGGCTCCGGGTATGACGAGTTCTTCTGGCCGCAGGTCGTGCGTGGTGTTGGCCAGATTCTGGTACTACTGTCGGTCTCACGGCTGGCCATGGGGCTGCTGGCGCCGAAGGAGATCGGCAACGCCAGTGGTCTGTTCAACGTGATGCGCAATCTGGGCGGCGCGGTGGGGCTGGCGTTGATCGATACCGTGCGTGACATGCGCGAGGACTATCACTGGAATCAGATGATCAGCTCCATTGATCTGGGCCAGCAGGCAGTGGTCGATCAGCTCTACAGTTATCAGCTGTCCTTCCAGAGTCTGGATGATGCCTGGCGCGCCGGCGTCGGGATGATCGCGCAGCGCATCAGCACCCAGGCTGAGGTACTGGCCTTTGACAACATCTTCCTGTGGCTGGGCGCGGTCTATGTCATCGGCAGCGTGGTGGCGTTTGCCTTCCGCAAGCCTGAAAGCGCAAAGGATGCAGAAGATGGTGGGGCGCACTAG